A single genomic interval of Bacteroidia bacterium harbors:
- a CDS encoding SOS response-associated peptidase: MCFHSKQSKSAQELESRFKAKFESVGTYKPTIYNGFQHPKTPVITNKESEKIKLFQWGLIPFWAKDDSIKKNTLNARIETIKEKPAFRNAVNNRCLIIADGFYEWQWLDEKGTQKQKYLITLPNEELFSFAGLWSEWTDKQTGEIINSYTILTTEANELMSKIHNTKKRIPVILSEQNETNWLNGQALKMQNERLTATEI; this comes from the coding sequence ATGTGTTTTCATTCCAAGCAATCAAAATCAGCGCAGGAATTAGAAAGCCGTTTCAAAGCAAAATTTGAAAGTGTAGGAACGTATAAGCCGACTATTTACAACGGATTCCAACATCCAAAAACGCCAGTAATTACTAATAAAGAATCCGAAAAAATAAAATTATTTCAATGGGGATTAATTCCATTTTGGGCGAAAGATGACAGTATTAAGAAAAACACACTTAATGCAAGAATTGAAACTATAAAAGAAAAACCTGCTTTTAGAAATGCTGTAAACAATCGCTGTTTAATAATTGCAGACGGTTTTTATGAATGGCAATGGCTGGACGAAAAAGGAACTCAAAAACAAAAATATTTAATCACGTTACCAAACGAAGAACTATTTTCATTTGCAGGTTTATGGAGCGAATGGACGGATAAACAAACTGGAGAAATAATAAATTCTTACACTATTTTGACAACGGAAGCAAACGAATTGATGAGTAAAATTCACAACACAAAAAAACGGATACCTGTAATTTTATCGGAACAAAATGAAACGAATTGGCTAAACGGACAAGCATTAAAAATGCAAAACGAGCGGCTAACGGCAACGGAAATTTAA